The genomic stretch TTCCTATTTAGCAGAAGAAATAAGAACTTGGCAATGGTTCTCTATGCCTTTAGGTAGCAACATTATCAGTGCGGTTGCCTTTACTGTATTGAATTGCGGGTTGTTGACTTATTGGATTTGGCAATCTTTGATGCGCCGCTTTCCCAATCCCACCAAAACAATGTTGAGCAAAGGACAAAGTTACTTGCTGACAGCTTGTTTTGAAACCGTAATTTTGGGATTGGCGATCCAAAAAATGCCGCAATGGCAGTCTTTTCCAAATTGGTTGTCTTATAACTTGAATAGCCTACTTGTATTCAATTTGCTGCTGTTTTTGTGTTTGATAGTGGCACTTTCACCTCACCGACAAGCATTGCAGGATTGGGCGCGATATCGCCGGGAAAAAGCAGCGCATCGCAAGTTGTTCTGGAATCCTTCTTTGATGAAGGATTTGATCTGGGGTGAAAAAAGCCCGAACGTAATGGCGATCGTACTTAATTCGATCGTCGCCTGTCTGCCCCTAATTTGTTGGATTATCGTTTGGCCTCAAGATGCAGAAAAAGGTGAAGCTCTTTTCAGTTTAGCGCTGATGGTGAGTACGATCGCCATCTATGGAGCGATCGCCCAACTCATGCTATTCATGAGAACACAAAAACAAGCTGTGTGGGCAGCAGGTGCTTTGGGTGCGGCAATTGTCCTACCACCCCTGGTTTTTGCCGTTTTGTCGATCGGTTCTGCAAAACCACCCTTTGCACTTTGGTTGTTCTCCGCTTTCCCTTGGGTTGCCATCATGGAAAATACAGCAATTACAACTGTATGTATGGCAATTCTCGGACAGTTCGCCATCCTAGCACTGTTGAATATGCGATTGTCCCGACAGTTGCAACAAGCTGGTGAATCTGCTACCAAGGCGCTGTTAGCCGATCGTCGCGCTTAAAAAAAGCCTTCAGGCGTCAGCAATCATCTGTCAGTTATTTAACCGTAGGGTGGGTTAGGCACCGACAATAATTTCAGCCTTAAAACCGATAATTAATTTGCCGTGCTATCACCCACCATTACCAAAGTTAGAACAGAAAAAACATTTTTTCCAATCAACCCGAAAGAGCCCTTGTATTAATTACAAAAAAACCAGCAAACCTCCATTTTAAAGTTGACATAAATGAGCAAAAATACCATGATAAACCTACGTTTGTTAGACAGATTGGGTGATTGGAATCCGCAACTATACCGAGAAATAAAAGGACGGCTCAAATTTCGCAATTTAGCAGTAGCAGGCGCTGTATCTGTGGTGACGCAGTGCTTAATTTTTCTGCCTTTCTACCTACAAGTTTTTAGCAGCAAAAATTATAGCAATTATTGCCTAAAAGATAAACAATTCCAATGCCTTGTCAATCCTGCCGGTTTCGTTCTTATTGATTGGCAAGATTGGTGGCTGGACTTATTTAATCAACTGAGTATAATTTTCGCATTTGTGCTATTAGTGGGTGGCGTTCATATGCTGATCGGCGATGTGGGCAAAGAACAGCGTCGCGGCACACTTAACTTTATTAAATTGAGCCCCCAATCTAGCGAAAATATCTTAATCGGTAAGATTCTTGGCGCTCCTATTTTACTTTACATTGGCATCCTGCTAGCTATTCCTTTACATTTAGCATCTGCGATCGGAGCGGGCTTTCCTTTCGGATTACTGATTGGCTTTTATCTACTCATAGGCGCAAGTTGCTTCTTATTATACAGTACGATGCTGCTTCAGTCATTCCAAGTG from Aerosakkonema funiforme FACHB-1375 encodes the following:
- a CDS encoding ABC transporter permease codes for the protein MKLNLIERIGDLNPQLLRELKGRLKTRNIAIAAGISLLGQLLLLMSFYGQLPTEKSYPGTIANRYCTGKEQYYQVYECFQDFAGNFVIKWQVWWLDVFVWLSLFAIFGLLVIGTYMVVADLAQEDRRGTLNFIRLSPQSTQSILGGKLLGSPVLLYTVAALAVPLHLWTGISGGISLGLILTFYGVIAVSCLLFYSGALLFGLFSSAFSGFQPWLASGGVFIFLWIANFKPITHDPIDLLNLLSPCWMLWHLISGISGDYQSPFSYLAEEIRTWQWFSMPLGSNIISAVAFTVLNCGLLTYWIWQSLMRRFPNPTKTMLSKGQSYLLTACFETVILGLAIQKMPQWQSFPNWLSYNLNSLLVFNLLLFLCLIVALSPHRQALQDWARYRREKAAHRKLFWNPSLMKDLIWGEKSPNVMAIVLNSIVACLPLICWIIVWPQDAEKGEALFSLALMVSTIAIYGAIAQLMLFMRTQKQAVWAAGALGAAIVLPPLVFAVLSIGSAKPPFALWLFSAFPWVAIMENTAITTVCMAILGQFAILALLNMRLSRQLQQAGESATKALLADRRA